GGCGGCCTCGTCCACGACATCGGCGAAGTTTTCCTGAGCTATTACCTGAAAGACGAATTCCAGAAGATCGTGGACACCATCAAAGAGACGCCGGCACAGCTTGTGGAGGCGGAAGAGCGCATTCTCGGCACCACCCACTGCGAAGTGGGGCTATGTCTCGCGCGCGAGTGGCACTTCCCCCCCGACTACTGCGAGATCATAGCCTGTCATCACGCACCTCAGGAGGCGAAAAATGCACCTAGGCTCACCGCCATCGTGAATCTTGCAGACCTATTCTGTACGGTACGCAACCTGGATTACGGCGGGAAGGAATGGACGAGTTTTTCCCTAGCCGATGAGCCGGCATGGGAAATGATACAGGACAAAGGCGGAAAGCTTGCTGGCTTCGATGTGGAACGGTTCTGTTACGAACTGGATGATGAAGTAGAAGAAATCCGCGAGCTGGTAACGAATATTTTCAAGGACAGGTAACGGCATCATGCCCCTGAATCAACCTAGAAAGCTGCGCGTACTCGTTGTTGACGACTCATCGTTCATGCGGATGGTTATACGGAGTGTTCTGGAGAAGGACCCTGCCATCGAGGTTGTCGGAATAGCCATGGACGGGGTAGAGGGAGTGGAAAAGGCCCTGACCCTCAGACCCGACCTGATAACCATGGATATTGAAATGCCCCGCCTCGACGGCATTGCAGCCTTGAAACAGATTATGGTCAAGGCTCCGACAAGGGTACTGATGGTTTCCACTCTCACCTGCGAGGGGGCAAAAGCCACTTTCGACGCCCTTGATGCCGGTGCCATCGACTATATCCCCAAAAACGTCACCGACAGTATCGACGCCCAGAAAACCTTCAAGGAGGAACTGCTGCGGAAGGTAAAGGGAGCCGCAGCCTCGATACTCGGCAGGTCCCTGGTGGAAACCGCCCCGCAGCCGCGGGTCGTGGTGCCGCCACGCCCCGTTGCGCGCCCCCGGCTGACGGGTCAGCACTACCAATACGTGGGAATCGGCGCATCCACCGGCGGCCCGGTGGCTATTCAGGAAGTTCTCGGCCGGATACCGGGCAATTTCCCCCACGGGATCGTAGTTGCCATCCACATGCCCAAGGCGTTCACCGGTCCCTACGCCGAACGGCTCAACACCAAGTGCTCGCTTCAGGTGAAAGAGGCAAAGGCCGGCGATATCGTCCAGCCGGGCGTAGTGCTCGTGACCCCCGGCGGCGTACATACGGCGCTGGTCCGCCAGGGAAGCACCATAGCCGTCCGCACCATTCCCACCTCCGAGTGCCCCCAGTACATCTACATCCCCTCGGTCGACCATATGCTGACCACCTTTGCCGATGCCTGCAACGGATCGCTGCTCGGAGTCATACTGACCGGCATGGGCGCTGACGGCTTCAAGGGGATGAAACATCTCAAAGCTGCGGGAGGAGGCACCATCGTCCAGGACGAAGCAACCTCCACCATTTACGGCATGCCCAGGGCCTGCATTGAAGGAGGGGTTGCCGATACGATTCTTCCCCTGACCCAGATAGGACCCGAGATCTCGAAGATCGCCGGCTAACGGCGTGCGGCAAGGGTCAGGCCGCCCGGGACAACCTGAACGCAACACCTGGAGTACCCCATCCGCTTGAGGCGAAAGAGGAGAAACGGAGCGGCAGCGGCCGGGCAGCCGGAAAAGAAGAGCGCGAGCACCCCATCATCATTGACGGCACGCGACGGGTCAGCAAGGATGCCGGGGATGTCGCCGGGCTCCACCGGGGAGAATCCCTGAGGGCCGGGAGCATGTTGACGGGCGGCGTTCCATCCAGGAGCGCCGCCCGTTTGCGTACGTGGGAAAAGGGCATTGGCCGCGACAATGGCAAAAAGCCTCATATCCGCAAAAAAAGCCATGTAGTTACCTCATGCATGGTGTAGACAAGCGGGAATACGTTGCATAAAATGGAGTCCCGAATCAAGTCTTTGGAAGTCCGATGAAAAAACCGCAGCACGTGTCATCACCGTCGCGGCCTGCCGAGGCCACCCTGCCCGTCACCGATCCGGGGGAAACCCGGCGGCAGCTGCTTCGCCTCGTCATCCCTGGAGCCCTCGGCGACAAAGACCTTCAGCGGCGCATTGCGCGAATCGGGGAACGATTTCGCGCCTATGCCGGCACCATCCCCTTCGGCCTCTGGGGCGAGGGGCTCGCCATCACGGCGGAGATGAGGGCTGTCACAAATCTGCTGCTCCCACAGGAAGAACTGAGGCGCGCCTTCCAACGGCTTCTGCGCCTTTCCCTCACCTTCGACGCATCCCTCGAAGGCACTCCCCTGCAAAGAGCAGCCTCATGGTCCGACTGCCTGGAGCGCCTCGCGCCCCCCTTCAGGGAAGCAGACCCTGCGCGCCTTCTGGCGAAGCTAGCGGCTGACAGCGAATTTCGCCTCCGCTTCCTGTTCTCCCTCTTCGTCCCCCGCCATCACGGCGCCAGCGCCGACCGCTATCCTGCCCAAGGAGATTTTTTGGCCCGCCGACTCGGCACAACCGGCAGAAAACCGGGGGGAGTCCTCCGATGCTTCGACGCCGCGTGCGGTGCCGGAGAAGGAACCTACGGCCTCGCCCGACTCCTGCTGAAGACCGGGCTCGCTCCCGACAGCTTCCTTATTACCGGCTCCAGCCGGGATCCCCTCGAAATATTCGCGGCCGTCCACGGTTTTTTTCCCCACGACCCGCAGCGGCAGGAAGCCTTTCGCCGCTTCAGGGAGGAACTTCGCCCAACCGGCGCCCTTGAACGCATCCGCTTCACCGCCGCGGACCTCACTACGACCGGAGCCTACGGCAACGAAACCTTCG
The nucleotide sequence above comes from Geobacter benzoatilyticus. Encoded proteins:
- a CDS encoding protein-glutamate methylesterase/protein-glutamine glutaminase, whose amino-acid sequence is MPLNQPRKLRVLVVDDSSFMRMVIRSVLEKDPAIEVVGIAMDGVEGVEKALTLRPDLITMDIEMPRLDGIAALKQIMVKAPTRVLMVSTLTCEGAKATFDALDAGAIDYIPKNVTDSIDAQKTFKEELLRKVKGAAASILGRSLVETAPQPRVVVPPRPVARPRLTGQHYQYVGIGASTGGPVAIQEVLGRIPGNFPHGIVVAIHMPKAFTGPYAERLNTKCSLQVKEAKAGDIVQPGVVLVTPGGVHTALVRQGSTIAVRTIPTSECPQYIYIPSVDHMLTTFADACNGSLLGVILTGMGADGFKGMKHLKAAGGGTIVQDEATSTIYGMPRACIEGGVADTILPLTQIGPEISKIAG
- a CDS encoding HDOD domain-containing protein, translated to MEQSSKMEKAAALIRGMTDLPTIPAVATQVLSLLDQPEVEIDQVAELLLTDQVMAARVLKMVNSPLYRPATVITSLKGALVYLGLRHIREFILTCAFIQSFEGKDGVIGVKPFWEHSFGVGIVARLIAAKVGYHDTEKAYIGGLVHDIGEVFLSYYLKDEFQKIVDTIKETPAQLVEAEERILGTTHCEVGLCLAREWHFPPDYCEIIACHHAPQEAKNAPRLTAIVNLADLFCTVRNLDYGGKEWTSFSLADEPAWEMIQDKGGKLAGFDVERFCYELDDEVEEIRELVTNIFKDR
- a CDS encoding CheR family methyltransferase — encoded protein: MKKPQHVSSPSRPAEATLPVTDPGETRRQLLRLVIPGALGDKDLQRRIARIGERFRAYAGTIPFGLWGEGLAITAEMRAVTNLLLPQEELRRAFQRLLRLSLTFDASLEGTPLQRAASWSDCLERLAPPFREADPARLLAKLAADSEFRLRFLFSLFVPRHHGASADRYPAQGDFLARRLGTTGRKPGGVLRCFDAACGAGEGTYGLARLLLKTGLAPDSFLITGSSRDPLEIFAAVHGFFPHDPQRQEAFRRFREELRPTGALERIRFTAADLTTTGAYGNETFDVILCNGILGGPFMHERQTLEQVVAGLADRLAAGGIILAADRFHDGWKRVAPPAMLGDILAGKGLSVVAAGEGIAGIRGE